The following proteins come from a genomic window of Geomonas sp. RF6:
- a CDS encoding molybdopterin molybdotransferase MoeA, whose protein sequence is MKSFEEARELVLDKIVPLGTERVQLLDAVGRVLAEDVTAPWPMPLCDNSAMDGFAVRSADCAPGVTLKVTDYIPAGATSEAAVTAGCAARIMTGAPIPPGADAVVPFEETSEGEGTVTLQKEVKKGAHLRFTGEDVGVGDTVLAAGTVLGPAQISMLASCAAALVPVYRIPRVAILSTGDELVELGTTPARGEILNSNTFAVAAAVRLAGGEPVILGIARDDHESHLSLLSEGLKADLLVTSAGVSAGDRDLVRDTLAELGVEEQFWKVAIRPGQPLAFGMKGTVPVFSLPGNPVSTMITFEEFVRPALLKMMGHTSVKRRTVRGILQEEVRKKAGRTAFIRARVSVEEGRFLARISGDQNTGILRTMVGSNALLILPEEGSLFPAGSEVSLHLLDPSLHLEP, encoded by the coding sequence ATGAAAAGCTTTGAAGAAGCCCGCGAGCTTGTGCTCGACAAGATAGTGCCGCTTGGGACCGAACGGGTGCAGCTCCTCGACGCAGTCGGAAGGGTGCTGGCGGAGGACGTGACCGCACCGTGGCCGATGCCGCTATGCGACAACTCCGCCATGGACGGCTTTGCCGTCCGCAGCGCCGACTGCGCTCCCGGGGTTACCCTGAAGGTCACTGACTACATCCCCGCCGGGGCGACCTCCGAGGCCGCCGTCACCGCCGGGTGCGCCGCGCGCATCATGACCGGCGCACCGATCCCCCCGGGAGCGGACGCCGTCGTCCCCTTCGAGGAGACGAGCGAGGGGGAGGGTACGGTCACCCTTCAAAAGGAAGTGAAAAAAGGGGCGCACCTGCGCTTCACCGGTGAGGACGTGGGGGTGGGGGATACGGTACTCGCCGCGGGGACCGTGCTCGGACCGGCCCAGATCAGCATGCTCGCCTCCTGCGCCGCGGCGCTCGTCCCGGTCTACCGCATTCCGCGGGTGGCAATCCTCTCCACCGGCGACGAGCTGGTGGAGCTCGGCACCACCCCCGCCAGGGGTGAGATCCTGAACAGCAACACCTTTGCGGTCGCCGCAGCCGTCCGCCTTGCCGGAGGTGAACCGGTGATCCTCGGGATCGCGCGGGACGACCACGAAAGCCACCTCTCCCTCCTCTCCGAGGGGCTGAAGGCGGACCTCCTCGTCACTTCCGCCGGCGTCTCTGCGGGGGATCGCGACCTGGTGCGCGATACCCTCGCGGAGCTCGGGGTGGAGGAACAGTTCTGGAAGGTCGCCATCAGGCCGGGGCAGCCCCTCGCCTTCGGGATGAAAGGCACGGTGCCGGTCTTCTCCCTTCCGGGGAACCCCGTTTCCACCATGATCACTTTCGAGGAGTTCGTGCGCCCGGCGCTCCTGAAGATGATGGGGCACACCTCGGTGAAGCGCCGCACCGTACGCGGCATCCTTCAGGAAGAGGTACGGAAGAAGGCGGGAAGGACCGCATTTATCCGGGCGCGGGTGAGCGTGGAGGAAGGGCGCTTCCTCGCGAGGATCAGCGGCGATCAGAACACGGGGATCCTGCGCACCATGGTGGGGTCGAATGCCCTCCTGATCCTCCCGGAGGAGGGTTCCCTCTTCCCCGCAGGCTCCGAGGTCTCCCTGCACCTCCTCGACCCATCTCTGCACCTGGAGCCATAG
- a CDS encoding MOSC domain-containing protein, which produces MSGKVVAVNVSLEKGQRKTPVPSVTLLVEHGIEGDAHAGDWHRQVSLLAMESIDKMKAMGLDVKEGDFAENITTLGVELVTLPIGTKMTIGDSLLEVTQIGKECHTRCAIYHQAGDCVMPKEGIFARVLTGGVVQPGDTVQILP; this is translated from the coding sequence ATGAGTGGTAAGGTCGTGGCGGTCAATGTAAGTCTTGAGAAGGGTCAGAGAAAGACACCGGTTCCTTCGGTAACGCTCCTGGTGGAACACGGGATAGAGGGGGATGCCCACGCCGGGGACTGGCATCGCCAGGTAAGTCTTCTTGCCATGGAGAGCATCGACAAGATGAAGGCGATGGGGCTCGATGTAAAGGAGGGGGATTTTGCCGAGAACATCACCACACTCGGGGTTGAGCTGGTGACCCTTCCGATCGGGACGAAGATGACGATCGGGGACTCCCTTCTGGAGGTTACCCAGATCGGCAAGGAATGCCACACCCGCTGCGCCATCTACCACCAGGCCGGCGACTGCGTCATGCCGAAGGAAGGGATCTTTGCCAGGGTCCTCACCGGCGGCGTTGTGCAGCCTGGCGACACGGTGCAGATCCTCCCGTAG
- a CDS encoding Do family serine endopeptidase, which translates to MHTSPFARVISFLLLATLLVPLPVRAAGNAGAKTELFPSLADLAEKIRPAVVNVSTVSTVKVPDDHFRFFFGPGQNPFGENRRFFEDKPDREMKQSGLGSGFIFDREGYIITNSHVVEKADEIKVRLSDGREFTAKVVGRDAKTDLALIKISSEAKDLPFLVLGDSTRARVGDWVLAVGNPFGLEHSVTHGIISATGRVIGAGPYDDFLQTDAAINPGNSGGPLVNLQGEVIGITSIMISGGQGVGFAIPSSSAKVVIAQLREKGKVVRGWLGVTIQQVTPEIAESFTLKEPKGALVADVAPGGPAEAAGILRGDVILSFDGKEIKSSSDLPRVVAATPVGKEAKVRIVREGKEITKSAKIKELAEEEAGEATPSTKSEGVLGMKLEDLTPQIQKELGISEKDGVLVIAVQPGSQADEAGLEAGDIIKEVNRKAVRTVREFEAAPMKGEKVLLLVKRGKETFYISVPTK; encoded by the coding sequence ATGCATACCTCCCCTTTTGCCAGAGTGATTTCGTTCCTCCTGCTCGCAACGCTCCTTGTCCCCCTGCCGGTTCGCGCAGCGGGTAATGCGGGGGCAAAGACGGAGCTTTTCCCGTCCCTTGCCGATCTGGCGGAAAAGATCCGTCCCGCGGTCGTCAACGTGAGCACCGTCTCGACCGTCAAGGTCCCCGACGACCACTTCCGCTTCTTCTTCGGGCCGGGGCAGAACCCCTTCGGGGAGAACCGCCGCTTCTTCGAGGACAAGCCGGATCGGGAGATGAAGCAAAGCGGCCTCGGGTCCGGTTTCATCTTCGACCGCGAGGGGTACATCATCACCAACAGCCACGTGGTGGAGAAGGCGGATGAGATCAAGGTGCGCCTGAGCGACGGGAGGGAGTTCACCGCGAAGGTCGTGGGAAGGGACGCAAAGACCGACCTCGCCCTCATAAAGATCTCCTCCGAGGCGAAGGATCTCCCCTTCCTCGTTCTCGGCGACTCCACCCGCGCCCGCGTGGGGGACTGGGTCCTCGCGGTGGGAAACCCCTTCGGCCTTGAGCACTCGGTAACCCACGGCATCATCAGCGCCACCGGGCGCGTCATCGGGGCGGGCCCGTACGACGACTTTTTGCAGACAGATGCGGCGATCAATCCCGGAAACAGCGGCGGGCCCCTCGTGAACCTCCAGGGTGAGGTCATCGGGATCACCAGCATCATGATTTCGGGGGGACAGGGGGTAGGCTTTGCCATCCCGAGCAGCAGCGCAAAGGTCGTCATCGCCCAGTTAAGGGAAAAGGGGAAGGTGGTCCGGGGGTGGCTCGGCGTGACGATCCAGCAGGTGACCCCTGAGATCGCGGAATCGTTCACCCTGAAGGAGCCGAAGGGGGCGCTCGTCGCTGATGTGGCTCCGGGGGGGCCTGCAGAGGCGGCGGGAATTCTGCGTGGTGACGTCATCCTCTCCTTCGACGGAAAGGAAATCAAGTCCTCCTCCGATCTCCCCCGAGTCGTAGCGGCAACCCCGGTCGGCAAAGAGGCGAAGGTGCGCATCGTACGGGAGGGGAAGGAGATCACGAAGAGCGCGAAGATAAAGGAACTCGCCGAAGAGGAAGCTGGAGAGGCGACGCCGTCGACGAAGAGCGAAGGGGTGCTCGGGATGAAGCTCGAGGACCTGACGCCGCAGATACAGAAGGAGCTGGGGATATCGGAGAAGGATGGGGTGCTGGTGATCGCGGTTCAGCCCGGAAGCCAGGCTGACGAGGCGGGACTGGAGGCCGGCGACATCATCAAGGAGGTAAACCGAAAGGCGGTGCGCACCGTGCGCGAATTCGAGGCGGCACCGATGAAAGGGGAGAAAGTTCTCCTCCTTGTAAAACGCGGGAAGGAAACCTTCTACATCTCGGTGCCCACGAAGTGA
- a CDS encoding DUF488 domain-containing protein yields MVKIKRVYDAPEEGDGRRVLVDRLWPRGLTKEKGAVDLWAKEIAPSDELRRWFGHDREKWREFKARYRGELEGQGDLVRELRGMARQGTVTLLYAARDEEHNNAVVLKEILER; encoded by the coding sequence ATGGTGAAGATAAAGCGGGTCTACGATGCGCCGGAAGAGGGGGATGGCCGCAGGGTGCTGGTCGACCGCCTCTGGCCCCGCGGGCTTACGAAGGAGAAGGGTGCAGTCGACCTGTGGGCAAAGGAGATCGCCCCGAGCGACGAGCTGCGCCGCTGGTTCGGCCACGATCGGGAGAAGTGGCGGGAATTCAAGGCCCGTTACAGAGGGGAGCTCGAGGGGCAGGGGGACCTGGTGCGGGAGCTTCGGGGGATGGCGCGGCAGGGGACCGTTACCCTCCTGTACGCGGCGAGGGACGAGGAGCACAACAACGCCGTCGTCCTGAAAGAGATCCTGGAACGCTAG
- a CDS encoding QcrA and Rieske domain-containing protein, which produces MEKESRRKFLGACLGGAVVVAGAAAIYPIYSYLAPRGATGGAEKVKIPEGEVPEGGARFFEYAGSSAVVVRTKESGVVALSAVCTHLGCIVQWDKQTQNLVCPCHAGHYDAQGNVLSGPPPKPLPKLPFTVSNGQIVVG; this is translated from the coding sequence ATGGAAAAAGAGAGCAGGAGAAAGTTTTTGGGCGCGTGCCTCGGAGGGGCCGTTGTCGTTGCCGGTGCCGCCGCCATCTATCCGATATACAGCTATCTCGCGCCGCGCGGCGCCACGGGAGGGGCGGAAAAGGTGAAGATACCGGAGGGGGAGGTGCCGGAAGGTGGTGCGCGCTTCTTCGAGTACGCCGGTTCTTCCGCCGTTGTGGTGAGGACGAAGGAAAGCGGCGTCGTCGCTCTCTCCGCGGTGTGCACCCACCTCGGCTGCATCGTGCAGTGGGACAAGCAGACCCAGAACCTCGTCTGCCCCTGCCACGCCGGCCACTACGACGCCCAGGGGAACGTGCTCTCCGGTCCCCCGCCGAAACCGCTTCCGAAGCTCCCTTTCACCGTCTCCAACGGTCAGATCGTCGTCGGCTAG
- a CDS encoding aconitate hydratase, protein MGKNLATKILENHLVEGALVPGTEIAIKIDHTLLQDATGTMAMLEFMATGTPEVKVELAAQYIDHNLLQTDNKNADDHAFLTSAAQRFGIHLSKPGNGVSHQVNLERFGVPGKTLLGADSHTPTAAGLAEIAIGAGGMDVALAMAGHPFHLTCPKIWGVKLTGQLQPWVSAKDVILEMLRRHTVKGGVGKIIEYYGPGVATLSATDRATIGNMGAELGATTSLFPSDERTREFLEAQDRGSSWFELSADPDATYDEYEEIDLSAVEPLIACPSSPDNVVPVREVEGTKVDQVLVGSSVNSSFRDLMNVCLVLEGRKVAQGISFHVNPGSRQVLENVVARGGFMMLLLAGAQIHQSGCLGCIGMGQAPGTNQVSLRTFPRNFPGRSGTLNDRVYLCSPETAAAAGIFGVITDPRKLGELLPWPALSNPEKYVVDDAGIIFPSEEGKKTEIVTGPNIVPFPDFPPLPEDLELEVVIKVGNNISTDAIMPAGNKVLPYRSNIPAISQFVFEQLDPEFAARAKEKGSGAVVGGENYGQGSSREHAALAPRYLGIQVKIAKGFARIHRSNLFNFGIIPLTFKDPADYDMLQQGDRIRLKGVRTLIASGAEEIPVEVNGRTIITLLSASERERQELVAGGLLNLVRQGGSHG, encoded by the coding sequence ATGGGAAAGAACCTCGCAACGAAGATCCTGGAGAATCACCTGGTGGAGGGGGCGCTCGTCCCCGGCACCGAGATTGCCATAAAGATCGATCACACCCTCCTGCAGGACGCCACCGGCACGATGGCGATGCTGGAGTTCATGGCGACCGGCACCCCGGAGGTGAAGGTGGAGCTGGCGGCCCAGTACATCGACCACAACCTCCTGCAGACCGACAACAAGAACGCGGACGACCACGCCTTCCTCACCAGCGCAGCCCAGCGCTTCGGTATCCACCTTTCCAAGCCGGGAAACGGCGTCTCGCACCAGGTGAACCTGGAGCGCTTCGGTGTCCCCGGGAAGACCCTTCTCGGCGCCGACTCCCATACCCCGACGGCGGCAGGGCTTGCCGAGATCGCCATCGGTGCGGGGGGGATGGATGTGGCGCTCGCCATGGCCGGTCACCCCTTCCACCTCACCTGCCCGAAGATATGGGGGGTGAAGCTGACTGGGCAGCTCCAGCCGTGGGTTTCGGCAAAGGACGTAATCCTGGAGATGCTGCGCCGCCACACCGTGAAAGGCGGGGTCGGGAAGATCATCGAGTACTACGGCCCGGGAGTCGCCACCCTGTCGGCCACCGACCGTGCGACGATAGGGAACATGGGGGCGGAGCTCGGGGCGACGACGAGCCTTTTTCCGAGCGACGAGCGCACCCGGGAGTTCCTGGAGGCGCAGGACCGCGGCTCCTCCTGGTTCGAGCTCTCCGCAGATCCGGACGCCACCTATGACGAGTACGAGGAGATCGACCTGAGCGCGGTGGAACCCCTTATCGCCTGCCCCTCCTCGCCGGACAACGTGGTGCCGGTGCGGGAGGTGGAGGGGACGAAGGTCGACCAGGTGCTGGTGGGGAGTTCGGTAAACTCCTCGTTCAGGGATCTCATGAACGTGTGCCTCGTGCTGGAGGGGAGAAAGGTCGCGCAGGGGATCTCCTTCCACGTCAACCCCGGAAGCCGCCAGGTCCTGGAAAACGTGGTTGCCCGCGGCGGCTTCATGATGCTTCTCCTGGCGGGCGCCCAGATCCACCAGTCCGGCTGCCTCGGCTGCATCGGGATGGGGCAGGCGCCGGGGACGAACCAGGTCTCGCTGCGCACCTTCCCGCGCAACTTCCCGGGGCGCAGCGGCACCCTGAACGACCGGGTCTACCTCTGCTCCCCGGAGACCGCCGCGGCGGCAGGGATTTTCGGCGTCATCACCGATCCGAGAAAGCTCGGGGAGCTCCTCCCGTGGCCGGCACTCTCCAACCCGGAGAAGTACGTAGTCGACGACGCCGGGATCATCTTCCCCTCCGAGGAGGGGAAAAAGACCGAGATCGTCACCGGCCCGAACATCGTCCCCTTCCCCGACTTCCCCCCGCTTCCGGAAGACCTGGAGCTCGAAGTCGTCATCAAGGTGGGAAACAACATCTCCACCGACGCCATCATGCCGGCGGGGAACAAGGTTCTCCCGTACCGGAGCAACATACCGGCGATCAGCCAGTTCGTCTTCGAGCAGCTCGACCCGGAGTTTGCCGCACGCGCGAAGGAGAAGGGGAGCGGCGCGGTCGTCGGCGGCGAGAACTACGGGCAGGGGTCCTCGCGCGAGCACGCGGCGCTCGCCCCGCGCTACCTGGGAATCCAGGTGAAGATAGCGAAGGGGTTCGCCCGCATCCACCGTTCCAACCTCTTCAACTTCGGGATCATCCCCCTCACCTTCAAGGACCCGGCGGACTACGACATGCTGCAGCAGGGGGACCGCATTCGCCTGAAGGGGGTGCGCACCCTCATCGCGAGCGGCGCGGAGGAGATACCGGTTGAGGTGAACGGCCGCACCATCATCACCCTTCTGTCCGCCTCCGAGCGGGAGCGCCAGGAACTGGTGGCGGGCGGGCTCCTGAACCTCGTAAGGCAGGGAGGGAGCCATGGCTGA
- the pdhA gene encoding pyruvate dehydrogenase (acetyl-transferring) E1 component subunit alpha, translating into MADELKELLSDEDLLRFYEQMVLSREFEESCAEQYTKGHITGFLHLYSGQEAVAVGTIAGVEKEDYVLSAYRDHAQAIVRGADPKEVMAELFGKASGMCKGKGGSMHLFNRENNFMGGYAIVGGQFPIAVGLAYASRMRGENRISVCFFGDGAINQGTWHESLNWARVWELPVLFICENNFYGIGTGVQRASALSSLHRRTCGYDIPSEQVDGMDVIAMYKAVHRAAAWVRERQRPYFIEALTYRFRGHSMADPAKYRPSAEQEVWRSRDPIPAFAKRLIEAGITDDGKLKEIRDRCATEVEEAVRFAEESPWPEDSAVWEDIYV; encoded by the coding sequence ATGGCTGATGAACTGAAAGAGCTTTTGTCGGACGAGGATCTGCTGCGCTTTTACGAGCAGATGGTCCTCTCCCGCGAGTTCGAGGAGAGCTGCGCCGAGCAGTACACGAAGGGGCACATCACCGGATTTTTGCACCTCTACAGCGGGCAGGAGGCGGTGGCGGTGGGGACGATCGCAGGGGTGGAGAAGGAGGATTACGTCCTTTCCGCCTACCGCGATCACGCCCAGGCGATCGTCAGGGGCGCCGATCCGAAAGAGGTCATGGCGGAGCTTTTCGGGAAGGCGTCAGGGATGTGCAAGGGGAAGGGGGGATCGATGCACCTCTTCAACCGCGAGAACAACTTCATGGGGGGGTACGCCATCGTCGGCGGCCAGTTTCCCATTGCTGTCGGGCTCGCCTACGCCTCTCGCATGCGCGGGGAGAACCGCATCTCCGTCTGCTTCTTCGGCGACGGCGCCATCAACCAGGGGACGTGGCACGAGTCTCTGAACTGGGCGAGGGTATGGGAACTCCCCGTTCTCTTCATCTGCGAGAACAACTTCTACGGGATCGGGACAGGGGTGCAGCGCGCCTCCGCCCTTTCCTCCCTGCACCGGCGCACCTGCGGCTACGACATCCCGAGCGAACAGGTCGACGGGATGGACGTCATCGCTATGTACAAGGCGGTGCACAGGGCCGCGGCGTGGGTGCGCGAAAGGCAGCGCCCCTACTTCATCGAGGCGCTCACCTACCGCTTCCGGGGGCACTCCATGGCGGACCCGGCGAAGTACCGGCCGAGCGCCGAACAGGAGGTGTGGCGGAGCCGCGACCCTATTCCCGCCTTTGCAAAAAGGCTCATCGAGGCGGGCATTACCGACGACGGGAAGCTGAAGGAGATACGGGACCGCTGCGCGACCGAGGTGGAGGAGGCGGTGCGCTTCGCCGAGGAATCCCCCTGGCCTGAGGATTCTGCGGTCTGGGAGGATATCTATGTCTGA
- a CDS encoding alpha-ketoacid dehydrogenase subunit beta — MSDMTYRDAINLALKEEMRRDPNVVIFGEDVALYEGSFKVTRGLLSEFGEERVRDCPISENTIVGVAVGAAMGGLRPVPELMTVNFALLAMDQIVNHMAKVRYMFGGQTVLPMVIRMPGGGGSQLGAQHSQSLETYFMHCPGLRVAYPATPADAKGLLKTAIRDDNPVIFLEHEILYNSKGYVPDDPEFLVPFGKAAILREGSDVTIVGYGRMSILALQAAAELEKAGISCEVIDLRTLNPLDEESFISSAQRTGRAVIVEECWRTGGLGGDLASRISERCFDRLLAPVKRVSGLDVPMPYSRKIEKICIPQVNTIVQAVHDLYSEKY; from the coding sequence ATGTCTGACATGACGTACCGTGACGCGATCAACCTCGCGCTCAAGGAGGAGATGCGCCGCGACCCGAACGTCGTCATCTTCGGCGAGGACGTGGCGCTTTACGAGGGATCGTTCAAGGTGACGCGAGGGCTTCTCTCCGAGTTCGGGGAGGAGCGGGTGCGGGATTGCCCCATCTCCGAGAACACCATAGTCGGTGTCGCCGTCGGCGCAGCGATGGGGGGACTTCGCCCCGTCCCGGAACTCATGACGGTGAACTTCGCCCTCCTTGCCATGGACCAGATCGTGAACCATATGGCGAAGGTGCGCTACATGTTCGGGGGACAGACGGTGCTGCCGATGGTGATCCGCATGCCCGGCGGCGGCGGGAGCCAGCTCGGCGCCCAGCACTCCCAGAGCCTCGAGACGTACTTCATGCACTGCCCGGGGCTGCGGGTGGCGTACCCTGCGACCCCCGCCGATGCGAAGGGACTCCTGAAAACCGCGATACGAGACGACAACCCGGTGATCTTCCTGGAGCACGAGATCCTGTACAACAGCAAGGGGTACGTCCCGGACGACCCGGAGTTCCTCGTCCCCTTCGGGAAGGCGGCGATCCTGCGGGAGGGGAGCGACGTGACCATCGTCGGGTACGGGCGGATGTCCATCCTCGCGCTGCAGGCCGCGGCGGAGCTCGAGAAGGCCGGGATCTCCTGCGAGGTCATCGACCTGCGCACCCTGAATCCGCTGGACGAGGAGAGCTTCATCTCCTCGGCGCAGCGCACCGGGCGTGCCGTCATCGTGGAGGAGTGCTGGCGCACCGGCGGGCTCGGGGGGGATCTTGCCTCGCGGATCTCCGAGCGCTGCTTCGACAGGCTTCTGGCACCGGTAAAGCGGGTCTCGGGACTGGACGTGCCGATGCCGTATTCCCGCAAGATCGAAAAGATATGCATCCCGCAGGTGAACACCATCGTACAGGCTGTGCACGACCTCTATTCCGAAAAGTATTGA
- a CDS encoding dihydrolipoamide acetyltransferase family protein — protein sequence MKEIVMPKLSDTMTEGKLISWKKRVGDTIKRGDVIAEVETDKANMELEAYSSGVLLEILIEGGETAEVGTVIGRIGSPEEAAAGKAGAEKKEAPPAAPAPPEEEKGPAEPATAAAGEKGGEPAATPVQERPAEKEGAAAVPAEEAGDTEPGEEFISAVVGGAGKEPVAPGAPTPPEAKGEESSAGKAPAGGRPAQEGGAGERAAPVVRRRARELGIELSQVPGTGPEGRILLEDLEKYSGAAGVEGKEPERREEKEAPLEERKAPAAPRGEPQALSKQRSAIARTVSESWRSIPHFGVTMDVLMDEAEKLRQQLKEGGLAVSLNDLVVKGAALALEEFPQLNASFAGEKIVQGTDVNICIAVTVPDGLVMPVVSRCQELSLKEIGERCRALVERARSGRLTEQEMTGGTFSVSNLGMYGVSQFSAIIYPSHAGVLAVGGVADSVVAKGGIPVVAKTMKVTLSADHRVVDGAYAAQFLQKLKEILEHPLRLLI from the coding sequence ATGAAAGAGATTGTCATGCCGAAGCTCTCGGACACGATGACGGAGGGGAAGCTCATCAGCTGGAAGAAAAGGGTGGGGGACACCATAAAGCGCGGCGACGTGATCGCGGAAGTGGAGACGGACAAGGCGAACATGGAGCTGGAGGCGTACTCCTCCGGGGTCCTGCTGGAGATATTGATCGAGGGGGGAGAGACGGCCGAGGTAGGGACGGTAATCGGCAGGATCGGCTCCCCCGAGGAGGCCGCGGCAGGCAAGGCCGGTGCGGAGAAAAAAGAGGCTCCTCCTGCAGCGCCCGCTCCACCGGAAGAGGAGAAGGGACCGGCCGAGCCGGCTACGGCTGCCGCTGGCGAGAAGGGGGGGGAGCCGGCGGCGACTCCGGTACAGGAGCGGCCAGCGGAGAAGGAAGGTGCTGCAGCCGTACCCGCCGAGGAAGCGGGTGACACCGAGCCGGGGGAGGAGTTCATCAGCGCGGTCGTCGGTGGCGCAGGTAAGGAGCCGGTGGCTCCCGGGGCGCCTACCCCGCCGGAGGCGAAGGGAGAAGAGTCATCCGCCGGGAAGGCCCCCGCAGGGGGGAGGCCCGCACAGGAGGGGGGGGCTGGCGAGCGGGCGGCGCCTGTGGTGCGGCGCCGGGCGCGGGAACTGGGGATAGAGCTCTCGCAGGTGCCCGGGACGGGGCCCGAGGGGCGGATCCTCCTTGAGGACCTGGAGAAGTACTCCGGTGCGGCAGGTGTAGAAGGGAAGGAGCCGGAGCGCCGTGAAGAGAAAGAGGCGCCCCTTGAGGAAAGGAAGGCGCCGGCAGCGCCACGCGGTGAGCCGCAGGCGCTCAGCAAGCAGCGCAGTGCAATCGCCCGTACCGTAAGCGAATCGTGGCGCTCCATCCCGCACTTCGGTGTCACCATGGATGTGCTGATGGACGAGGCCGAAAAGCTGCGCCAGCAGTTGAAAGAGGGGGGCTTGGCTGTTTCGCTGAACGACCTGGTGGTGAAGGGTGCCGCTCTCGCCCTCGAAGAATTCCCGCAGCTCAATGCCTCATTTGCGGGGGAGAAGATCGTGCAGGGGACCGATGTAAACATCTGCATTGCAGTGACGGTGCCCGATGGTCTGGTGATGCCGGTCGTTTCGCGCTGTCAGGAGCTTTCCCTGAAGGAGATAGGTGAGCGCTGCCGTGCACTCGTCGAGCGGGCCCGCTCCGGGCGCCTGACGGAGCAGGAGATGACCGGCGGCACCTTCTCCGTCTCCAACCTCGGCATGTACGGGGTGAGCCAGTTCAGCGCCATCATCTACCCCTCCCATGCCGGCGTTCTCGCCGTCGGAGGGGTAGCCGATTCGGTTGTGGCCAAGGGTGGTATCCCTGTCGTCGCAAAGACGATGAAGGTGACTCTCTCGGCGGACCACCGCGTCGTCGATGGCGCATATGCCGCACAGTTTCTTCAGAAGTTAAAGGAGATCCTCGAGCACCCGCTGAGGCTCCTCATTTAA
- a CDS encoding response regulator, which translates to MKCLIVDDEIFCREFVATLLKDIAECRQAGSGKEAVAKYTEALESGSPYDLIILDIMMPDMSGHDVAKEIRALEKERKAGGVKIIMLTALNSPTDAMDSFFNAQSAAYLVKPISKDGLFNVIGKLGLGRKK; encoded by the coding sequence ATGAAGTGTCTCATAGTTGATGACGAGATCTTTTGCCGCGAGTTTGTGGCAACCTTGCTGAAGGACATTGCCGAGTGCCGGCAGGCAGGGAGCGGCAAGGAAGCAGTAGCAAAGTACACGGAGGCTCTGGAGAGCGGATCGCCCTACGATCTGATCATCCTCGACATCATGATGCCGGACATGAGCGGGCATGACGTGGCGAAGGAGATACGGGCACTTGAGAAGGAGCGCAAGGCGGGGGGCGTGAAAATCATCATGCTGACGGCGCTTAATTCTCCCACCGATGCCATGGACTCCTTCTTCAACGCGCAGTCTGCCGCGTATCTGGTAAAACCGATCTCCAAGGACGGGCTGTTCAACGTCATCGGGAA